The Candidatus Micrarchaeia archaeon DNA window TTTTATTAATCTGTTCTTTTATAATTGATTCTGGTTTATCAGTATTTAAAAGACCCATAAAAGTAACTTCAGCTATCCTGTGGCCCATACCTGCTGTTTGTATTGAAATTCTATAAAGACCTAGAATCTGATCAATTGGGCCTTGTTTAATATTGATATCAGTCACTTTATTGAATGGAA harbors:
- a CDS encoding PH domain-containing protein; protein product: PFNKVTDINIKQGPIDQILGLYRISIQTAGMGHRIAEVTFMGLLNTDKPESIIKEQINKIQK